The genomic window GCCCCGTCGGCCTTGCGACCGTCGCTCGCGGCCCGGTCCTTCCGCGCCGGCGCACTTTCGGCCGGCCGGCGATCCTCCTCGACGGCCTGCCCGGGGGCGGGCGTCGTCCGCGGCTCGCCCGCCGAGTCGCGCCCGTTTTCCGGGGCGGCCTCGGTTCGAGGCTGGCCGGCGGGGCTCGAATCCGGTCGCGGATCGTCCACGGCCTGCTCCAGGCTCTTGTTGGCCCGGCTGAGACCCCGCTCGGCCGGTTCGGCGTGGCGATCGCGGACGTTCTCCAGGCGAGCGAGCATGTCCTGCAACTGCTGCTCGGCGTCGGCGTTGGCGATCTTGAAGTTCCGCTGATCATCGAGGAGGCGACGGAGCTTCTGCTCGAGCCCGTCGTCCCGATTGCTCATCCGATTGCCGACCTGGCGCTGGATCAGGCCGGCGTTGTTCAGGTTCTCCTTCTGGGCCCTGGGGAGCCGATCCGTCTTCGCCAGGGTGCGCGCGGCGTCCTCGACCGGGGTGATGGCCTGCCTCTGCATCGTCAGGATGCGCGAGATCTCCTCGCGGAGCTCCCGGCGCGAGTCGTCGAACTGGCGGGCCGCATCCTCCTTGGACACGATGCGGAGCCGAAGCTCGCGACTGCGCCCCACGTTGGGCCCGCTCACCGCGTCGAAATCGCGCGCGTCGGCGTGGAAGGTGATGACCGAGCCGACGGGGAGCTTGAGCGGCTCGAGCTTCCACTCGTAGGCGACCTCCTGGTGCTTGACGTAGGAGGGCTGGCCCTGGGATGCGTCCTGCCCGGGCGCGGCCCAGAGCGGGATGGCGACGTCCTCGCGAGCCTCGGACTCACCGGTCGCGATCCTGTAGAGGAGCCGGGAGGAGTGGAGCCCCAGGTCGTCGTCGAGCTCGATCTTGAGCGGGATCACGGCGTCGGCCGGCACGTCCCTGTCGCTCCTCGGCTCGGCGATGACGACGCGGGGGACCTCGTCCCTGAACATCCGCAGGTCGTAATGCACGCCGTCCCGGTTGCGGAATCCCTCCGCGTCCTTGAGGGCGAACGAGAAGGAGACGTTCTCCTTCACCGGGAAGCTGGCGCGGAAGGCCGTGCGGGCCGGGTTGAACGCGACCTCCCTCGCGTCGCCCGCGTCGCCGAGGAGCAGCCCCGCGGAATCGAGCGGCTTGTTGGCCTGGGCCTCGAGCTCGACCGTCGTGCCGACGAGGGCCCGGAAGGAGGTCAGGCCGGCGGCGAGCGTCTGCGGCGGCATCCCCGTATACGGCGGCGAGACGAGTCGGATCGTCAGGCGGTTGATGGCGGGCGGGGGGACGACGCGGACCTCGACGTCCCGGATCGAGCCCAGGTCGTCCCCGCCGGCGACGGAGAACCGGAACGGCTGATTGACGCTGTCCAGCCGGCCCAGGAACTGCCCCGCGTCGGTGGGCCGCAGGGCCTCGGTCGACTCCTCACCGTCGGCGAACGAGTAGGTCACGCGCGCACCCTGCGGCAGGCGGTCGCCGGGCTTGACGCCCACGGCGAGCGTGAACGAGTCGCCGCGGGCGATCTTGAGCGTCGTCCCCTTCTCGTCGAGGACAAGGTGGGTCTGCTGTGGCCAGGCGTCGCCGCCCCAGGGGACGAGCAGCCGCCGGAGGGCGATCCGGGAGGACGACGGGGCGAGGACGCCGACGGCGAGGCCCAGGGCGAGCGACGAGGCCGCCAGTCCGGCGGCCCTGAGGATCGGCCGGCGGTCCATGGCCTCGCGGAAGTCGATCGTCCGGGTCTCCTCCATGGCCTGCCTGATGGTCGCCTCGCGGAGCGCGGGCGAGCCGTACCGGTCGTCGTCCCGCCCCAGGCGGAGGAACTGGATCGTGCTCGCCAGGCGGTCGTTCAGGCCCGGCCAGCGCCGCTCGATCTTCAGCGCGATGTCCAGGTCCGCGAAGCGGACGAGCAGCGGCCGGAGGATCCCCCGGTACGCCAGCCACGCCGCCAGGCCGGCGGTGGCCCCCAGGAGGAAGGTCCTCACGAAGACGTCGAGGTGGAAGGCCCAGTCGGCGAGGCCGGCGACGATCACCAGGGGGATGATCGCGGCCACGATCCGGCTCAGCCCGTGCAAGACGAGCCAGCGTCGGACCTGATTCCGCAGGGCCGAGATGCGCGCCTCGAGCAAACGCTCGCTCATCGCCCCCTCCTCGCCGGACCGCGCGTCGCGGCGAACTGCAAGAGGATGGGAAACCATCGCCGCCTGAAGGGGTCGCGCGGCGAGCAACCGCCCCGAAGTGTGTGGCCGCGGACGACGAAGGTCATCATACCATCTGCCTCCGCTTCCGGAGAACCCATTCCGTCGTGAGCAGGGCGAGGAAGAGGGCCAGCACGGGCCAGGTGTTCCACAGCTCCTTGGGCGGGTCCGTGTCGAGCGGGACCTTCGCCGGCCTGGGCAGGTCCTGGAGCAGCGTGTCCGCCGTGAGGGGCGTGTAGAACTTCCCGCCGGTCGCCTCGGCGACGCGGAGCAGTTCGGGCTCGTTCATCTGGACGCGCTCGAGCTCGCTGGCGGGCGCGTCGACGCGGAAGTTCGTCGTCGGCAGCGGGCCGTCGAGGATCGGCTCCGTCAGGCGCACCTTGAACTCTCCCTCCTCGACCTGCGGCAGGGCGCCCTCGAAGACGTTCTTCGTCCCCGGGAGCGGACTGAGGGCCAGCTTGCGCGGCCGGCCGCCCTCGCGCTCCACGAGCACGGAGACGGGCCCGCCGGCCGGGGCCAGGGCCGGATTGGGGAAGCGGACGCGGATCTGGATCGGCTGGCCGCGGTCGTAGCGTCGGCGGTCCGTCTGGACCTCCGCCTTCCGCTGGCCGGCCAGCTTGGAGCGGGCCAGGAAGCGGATCGCCTGCACCCAGAAGCGGCCGAAGTAGCGATCCCCGACGCGGAAGCGCCAGCGCCAGGTGTCGTCGAACGCGTGGAACATCGACTTGCCCGCCCCCGCGAACTGGTAGAGGTCCAGGGGCAGCTTGCCCTCGCTGCCGATCACCCCGGGATGCTCGGCCAGGACCAGGGCCGCCGGCTTCTTCCGCGGCGCCTCGAAGTACCAGTAGAGCTCCGGGAGCGACTGCCAGGCTTGCGCGCTGGACGCCTCGTTCTCGCCGAAGCGGAAGATCGGGCTGGAGCGGCCCTCCGCCGTCAGCTCCGGGCGATACGACGCGATGCCGGCGCCGACGGCCGAGGGGTTCCGCGCGTCATTCAGCTCGATCGGCAGCAGGGTCTCCAGGGGGGTGCCGCGATAGGCCAGCGGGTTGAAGGAATCGCCGGCGATGAACAGGACGCCGCCCCCCTTCTCCGCGACGAAGTCCAGCATGTTCTGCATCTGGGAGGTGCTCAGGAAGCTCGGGTCGGCGTCGCCGACGATCACCACGTCGTACGCGAAGAGGTCCTCCTTGGCGGCCGGGAACGTGGGGATCGCGGAGCGGTCCTGCTCTTCGTACTCGGGATCCGAGGAGAGCAGCACGACGTTCAGGTCGATCGTCTCCTCGCGTTCCAGGAAGTTCTTCAGGTAGCGGAACTCGTACCGCGGCTCGCTCTCCACGAGCAGGACCTTGAGCTTCTCCTTGCGGACCGTGATGAGCCGCTCGAGGCGGTTGTTCTCCTCCTGGAGCTCGCGGGGCTGGCGGTCGATCTCCAGGATGTAGGTGTGCTCGCCGACCTCCTTGGGGCGATGGACGATCTCCACTCGCTTGGGCTGACCGTCCGGCGGGGCCTCCACGTCGATCGACTGGATTTCCCGGGCCGCCCCCCGGTCGGCGCTCGTCGCGTCCTTCTCCTTCAGGCTGAGGCGGACTTTCCTGCCGCCGAATCCCCGGGACAGCAGCTTGGCCTGGAATCGGACCGCGTCGTCGGCGAAGACCACGTCGTCGACGAGCAGCTCGGTGAGCTCGAGGTCGCGGGTGGGCTCCGCGCTCCCCAGCCCGATCGCGTAGAGCGGGACGCCCTTCCGCGTCGCGAGCTCGGCCGCCTTGGCGAGCGGCTCCCCCTCCGTTGTCTGCCCGTCGGAGAGGAGGATGATGGCCGAAGGGGGGGCGCCCCGGAGCTCCGTGAGGACCTGCCTCGTCCCGTCGCCCAGCCGGGACTGGCTCCCCGAGGCCTCGACCTTCTCCAGCTTCTGGACCGCGGGGCCGACCTCGGCCGGCGTGTCGACCTCGGCGAGCGGGCGGGCGGAGTTCGAGACGAGGTAGAGCCGCACCTTGTGCTGCTTCTGAAGCTCCCGGAGGAGCTTCGCCTGGTCGCGGGCGATCAGGCCCTTGGCGATGTCGAGGCGGCTCGGCTCCCGCGGCCCCGCGGCGGCGGCCGCGGCCGGGCTCGCGATCGACTCCAGGGCGGGGCGGACCTTCGGGTCCTCGTACTGATCCGCGATCGCCGCGCTGGCGGAGTCGTCGACCATGATCGTCAGGTAGGGCAGGCCGGTCCGCTCCACCGAGAGCACGGCCTCGGCGATCATGAGCGTCAGCATCAGGAGCAGGGCGATGCGGATGGTCGCCAGCAGGGCCTTGTACCCGGCCGATGCCCTGCCCTCCCTGCGATAGAGCCAGATGATCAGGCTGGAACCCCCGAGCACCACCGCGATCAGCAGCCACTGGGGCCACGGCCGATCGAATCGGAGATGGGGCGATATGGCCTCGCCGGCCGCGGGGGGGCCCACGTCGAGGGCATCGGCGAGCTTCCTGAGTAGCCAATCCTTCACCGTGCGTACGCCTTCAGGCAGGGGGTTCGTGATGTCCGAATCGCCAGGCCAGGAACGACTCCAGGAGCAGCAGGCCGAGCGCGCCCAGGAGCAGCGAGCGGTGCATCTCCCCGCGGCGGCTCATCGACGCCGCGCTGCGGCTGAGCTCCCGCCAGTTGTCCAGGTGGAGGAAGTTCCATCCGGGTATTCTTTCCGCCAGGCCCGACTTGTCCAGCTTCGCGGGGTCGCTCTCGGCCGGGTCGGGGCCGGCGGCGAACGTGCTCTCCTCGTTCTGCGGCGGCCCCAATCGGACCTGGTAGGCCCCGGCGACGTCCGTCTGCTCGAAGTGGAGCTGGCTCAGGCTGCCGGCCGCCTTCAGCCGCGTCTCCAGGGACTGGCCCCGCGGGGTCACCACCGTGACGGGCGACGACGCCCCGGCGGCCGGGTAGGACTGGTCGTAGGGCTGGCCGACGCGGATGTTCCGCTCCGACAGCCTGCCCGCGGCCGCCTGGAGGAAGAGCTGCTCCATCACGGGGAGGTAGCTGTTGTGGAGCGGCCACGAGGTCCAGCCGGAGTCGGCCGACGTGGCCACCTGGTAGACCCTCCCCCGGGCGCGGGGCGCCTCCACGATCGCCGGATCCCCGTTGTCGAACGCCAGGGCGACCGTGGCCGTCGAGTCCTTGGGCAGGATCAGCCTGTGATGTTGCCACGTGAGCGCCCGGGTGAGCCCGGCGGTGACCGGGTCGGACTCGCCCCGGAACTCGGCGACCAGCGGATGGCGATAGCCCAGGGCGTTGAAGCCGACTCCCCCCTGCCGCTTCGCGGCGTCGCCCACCGCCGGGCCGATGGCGGCGGGGAGCAGCCCCTTGCCGTCCGCGTGGAGCAGCCGGTTGTAGTTGTCGGGCATCACCTGGTCGCCGCCGAAGAAGACCAGCCCGCCCCCCTGCGCGACGAAGTCCTCCAGGGCCGCGACCTCGGACTGGCTGAACTGGGAGACGTTGCAGAGCCCGATGACGTCGTAGTTGGTCCCCAGCTCCCGGCGGGAGAACTGCGACTCGGGGATGACGTCGGTGCGGATCGTGTCGCCCTGGCCGCTCGAGCCCTCGGTCGGCGCGAGGGCCTGCGCGAGGTAGTCGGTCTCGGCCTGGAACGGCTCGGCCTTGAAGTGCCCGTCCACGAGCAGGACCTTGATCGCGTCGCGGACGGGGACCGCGAAGGTCCGCTTGTCGTCCAGCGGGAGCGCGTCGTTGTCCATGCTCAGCTCGAGCACGTGGTCGCCCGCGGCCGGGAAGTGCTCGTTGAAGACGACCGGCACGTCCTCCCCGGCCGGCAGGTCCACCGACTGCTCCGGTCCGACCCGGCCGTCGAGCGTGAGGCGGACGAGCACCCCCTCTGCCCTGGTGGGCCCGTAATTGTGGAGCACGCCCCGGACCGGGACCGTGGCCCCCGCGGTCACCACCGGCCTCTCCACCCGGAGGTCGGTCACCGCGCGGTTCTCCGACCCGGCCCGGCCCAGGTCGATGATCACGGAACGCGGCTCCCGGGCCTGGATCTTGGCGATGATGCGGCCCAGCCCCCCCTTCTCCGCCCCCTCCTTCGTCCGCCAGCTCGTCGCCTGGAGGTCGGTCAGGAAGATGACCTCCTTCTGGGGGATCGACGAGACTTCGAGGACCCGGTCCACCGCCTCGAACGTGGCCACGAGGTCGGTGGCGCCGTGCGTGAGCGGCAGCTCCTGGATCTCCTTCTGCACCTCCGAGAGGTTGGGCGACGGATCCCCGATGATGATCCGCGGCGGCTGGCCCATCAGGACGAGGCTGATCGAGTCGCCGGGGCGGGAGTCCTTGACGACCTGGGCCGCCAAAACCTTCGCCTGTTCGAAGCGGCTGGTCCCGGCGGACGTGTGCCCCATGCTGAGCGAGGCGTCCACGACCAGCACGCGATGCGTCCTGCGGCCCGCGATGACGTTGCCGAAGGCCTCCACCAGGGGCTTGGCCATGGCCGTGACGACCAGGAGCACCAGCAGCGTCCTCACGGCCAGCAGGAGCCACTGCTCCACCCGGATCTTCCGCTGGTTCTTGCGGATGGCCGGGATGAGGAATTGCATGGCCGCCCAGCGCATCTCCCGGAATTTCCGCCGGTTGAGGAGGTGGATGAGGATCGGGATCGACGCCGCGGCCAGGCCCGCGAGGATCGGGGCGTTGCCGAAGGTCAGGGCCAGGGGCGCTGGGAACGGCGAGAGGGGCATGAGGCGAGGTTCCAGGACGGGTCGCCGGGCCGGATCAGAGGGCCCGCGCGGATCGGGATGCGAGGTAACTGGAGAGCGGGCCGTCGAGGCTCTGGTCGGTCCGCAGGGGGACGTAATCGATGTTGGCCATTCGGCAGCCGGTCTTGAGCCGGTCGAGGAACGATCGCAGCTCGTCCTGGTAGGCCCGGCGAAGCGCGTGGGGCTCGGCCATGACGTCGGGCAGCCCTTCCATGCCGCGGAAGAGCGTCGGCTCCCGGAAGGGGAACTCGATCTCGGCCGGGTCCAGGACGTGGAAGACGATCACCTCGTGCCGGCGATGGCGGAAATGCCGCAGCCCGTCGAGGATCCTGGCCGGGTCGTCGAAGAAGTCGGAGAAGATGGCGACCACCCCCCGCTTCTTGAACCGCTCGGCCAGGTCGTGC from Aquisphaera giovannonii includes these protein-coding regions:
- a CDS encoding DUF4175 domain-containing protein gives rise to the protein MSERLLEARISALRNQVRRWLVLHGLSRIVAAIIPLVIVAGLADWAFHLDVFVRTFLLGATAGLAAWLAYRGILRPLLVRFADLDIALKIERRWPGLNDRLASTIQFLRLGRDDDRYGSPALREATIRQAMEETRTIDFREAMDRRPILRAAGLAASSLALGLAVGVLAPSSSRIALRRLLVPWGGDAWPQQTHLVLDEKGTTLKIARGDSFTLAVGVKPGDRLPQGARVTYSFADGEESTEALRPTDAGQFLGRLDSVNQPFRFSVAGGDDLGSIRDVEVRVVPPPAINRLTIRLVSPPYTGMPPQTLAAGLTSFRALVGTTVELEAQANKPLDSAGLLLGDAGDAREVAFNPARTAFRASFPVKENVSFSFALKDAEGFRNRDGVHYDLRMFRDEVPRVVIAEPRSDRDVPADAVIPLKIELDDDLGLHSSRLLYRIATGESEAREDVAIPLWAAPGQDASQGQPSYVKHQEVAYEWKLEPLKLPVGSVITFHADARDFDAVSGPNVGRSRELRLRIVSKEDAARQFDDSRRELREEISRILTMQRQAITPVEDAARTLAKTDRLPRAQKENLNNAGLIQRQVGNRMSNRDDGLEQKLRRLLDDQRNFKIANADAEQQLQDMLARLENVRDRHAEPAERGLSRANKSLEQAVDDPRPDSSPAGQPRTEAAPENGRDSAGEPRTTPAPGQAVEEDRRPAESAPARKDRAASDGRKADGADRKADGSRDKPADDGRKPAEAGAPKPDRAESPLDGARKSLAEAGSNQKAIADELQKMLDGLGEFETFRGVVKDAQALLKKQEDAMKQAAEAATNPDLMGKTAEALSPEQKADLSNLASRQSDVARGMQNLQERMNDLSKRLEEADPLGASAMKDAAGQSQKQGTTAKMGRAAEQLEKNQMGQARATQDAARQDLRQLVDALQNRRERELSRLVKELRQAESDLRDLRKRQAQNLKATREARQNPDAKARQNQLKKLAKEQEQIQQELKKQLQRLAKLNAQRAGRAGEDAAAKMSKAQGELDQDQGEEADKDEQEALADLNDAQEELENVRKEAEERLGMEQLARMGDQLKSLAERQAKAVTDAEGYENLRKRQEGKLTIAQRAGVRGLGQVQSGLRDETGALGEQLEGAPVFSLILKQAGESMATAAERLQSLKTDEDTLKAARAASRRFQQLLDSLKADQAKGGGGGGGGGGGGGGGGQGGDGIPATAQLKMLKTLQQELNERTETLDEARRRNPAPSPELAGEAERLATDQGALADLVRDMTRPKHDDGEE
- a CDS encoding VWA domain-containing protein encodes the protein MKDWLLRKLADALDVGPPAAGEAISPHLRFDRPWPQWLLIAVVLGGSSLIIWLYRREGRASAGYKALLATIRIALLLMLTLMIAEAVLSVERTGLPYLTIMVDDSASAAIADQYEDPKVRPALESIASPAAAAAAGPREPSRLDIAKGLIARDQAKLLRELQKQHKVRLYLVSNSARPLAEVDTPAEVGPAVQKLEKVEASGSQSRLGDGTRQVLTELRGAPPSAIILLSDGQTTEGEPLAKAAELATRKGVPLYAIGLGSAEPTRDLELTELLVDDVVFADDAVRFQAKLLSRGFGGRKVRLSLKEKDATSADRGAAREIQSIDVEAPPDGQPKRVEIVHRPKEVGEHTYILEIDRQPRELQEENNRLERLITVRKEKLKVLLVESEPRYEFRYLKNFLEREETIDLNVVLLSSDPEYEEQDRSAIPTFPAAKEDLFAYDVVIVGDADPSFLSTSQMQNMLDFVAEKGGGVLFIAGDSFNPLAYRGTPLETLLPIELNDARNPSAVGAGIASYRPELTAEGRSSPIFRFGENEASSAQAWQSLPELYWYFEAPRKKPAALVLAEHPGVIGSEGKLPLDLYQFAGAGKSMFHAFDDTWRWRFRVGDRYFGRFWVQAIRFLARSKLAGQRKAEVQTDRRRYDRGQPIQIRVRFPNPALAPAGGPVSVLVEREGGRPRKLALSPLPGTKNVFEGALPQVEEGEFKVRLTEPILDGPLPTTNFRVDAPASELERVQMNEPELLRVAEATGGKFYTPLTADTLLQDLPRPAKVPLDTDPPKELWNTWPVLALFLALLTTEWVLRKRRQMV
- a CDS encoding VWA domain-containing protein, producing MPLSPFPAPLALTFGNAPILAGLAAASIPILIHLLNRRKFREMRWAAMQFLIPAIRKNQRKIRVEQWLLLAVRTLLVLLVVTAMAKPLVEAFGNVIAGRRTHRVLVVDASLSMGHTSAGTSRFEQAKVLAAQVVKDSRPGDSISLVLMGQPPRIIIGDPSPNLSEVQKEIQELPLTHGATDLVATFEAVDRVLEVSSIPQKEVIFLTDLQATSWRTKEGAEKGGLGRIIAKIQAREPRSVIIDLGRAGSENRAVTDLRVERPVVTAGATVPVRGVLHNYGPTRAEGVLVRLTLDGRVGPEQSVDLPAGEDVPVVFNEHFPAAGDHVLELSMDNDALPLDDKRTFAVPVRDAIKVLLVDGHFKAEPFQAETDYLAQALAPTEGSSGQGDTIRTDVIPESQFSRRELGTNYDVIGLCNVSQFSQSEVAALEDFVAQGGGLVFFGGDQVMPDNYNRLLHADGKGLLPAAIGPAVGDAAKRQGGVGFNALGYRHPLVAEFRGESDPVTAGLTRALTWQHHRLILPKDSTATVALAFDNGDPAIVEAPRARGRVYQVATSADSGWTSWPLHNSYLPVMEQLFLQAAAGRLSERNIRVGQPYDQSYPAAGASSPVTVVTPRGQSLETRLKAAGSLSQLHFEQTDVAGAYQVRLGPPQNEESTFAAGPDPAESDPAKLDKSGLAERIPGWNFLHLDNWRELSRSAASMSRRGEMHRSLLLGALGLLLLESFLAWRFGHHEPPA